In the Acetobacterium sp. KB-1 genome, TTTTCTCTGATGCAGGAACTACGGCAGCAGTCAAATGTACCGATGCTGTTTTTGTCTGCCCGGGACGAGGATGAGAATCGGCTCCTGGGGCTGGGGTTGGGTGCCGATGACTATATTACCAAACCCTTTCTGCCCCGGGAACTGGTGCTGCGTTTAAGCGGGATCTTGCGGCGGGTTTACCAGCCGCTGTTGACTCCGCCAAACCAGGACGAAGTTCTGGTACTGGGGGCGGTGACCGTCAATTTTAAAAGCGGCATCGTTAAGACCGGTGATGGTGAAAAAAACCTCACCGCCAAAGAACATGCCCTGCTGAAAAAGCTTTGGGAAAACCAGGGCAATATCGTCACTGCTGACAGCCTCTGCCGCAGTGCCTGGGATGACGATCTCTACGGTTATGAAAATACCCTGATGGTCCACATCCGACGGCTCCGGGAAAAAATCGAGGCGGACCCTTCCCAACCGCAATACCTGCTGACCATCCGGGGCATGGGCTATAAATTGGCCAAGGAAACCAAGCCATGAAAAGTTTGCGAAAAATCATCACCCGTTCGATTTTGCTGACGGCTGCGATTGCACTTTTACTGGTCACCATCAATCTATCATTTTTGACCAGCTTTATGATGAAATATTCTAGTAACCATCCACTTAAATATGCGATCTCCGATATTTCCGATGGTCTCTTAAACAGCGATGGCACTTATGAGCTTAATTCTTCTGCCACCATTCTGATGAGTAAGCAATTTGTCTGGGCGATGCTGATTGACCGGGAGGGTCAGGTGATCTGGAACAAAAACCTGCCTGAAGATGTGCCGCTGCAATACACCCTTGCCGATGTAGCCTCCTTTAGCCGTTGGTATCTCAACGACTATCCGGTCTCCGTTTGGGAGCATCCCGACGGTCTGCTGGTTTTAGGTGAACCCAAAAACAGCACCTGGAAATACAACATCACCTCTACCGAAAACACCATCGCCCATATTCCCGGTTTTATTGTGAGCTTTTTTTTCCTTAATGTGTTGATTGCTTTGGCACTGGCTTTATTTCTGGGACTCTGGCTCTACCGTAAGCTAAAGCCGCTCTATAACGGCATTACCGCCCTACCAAAAAAAGAACCCCTGACACTGCCCACCGGCGGTGTTACCGGGGAAGTGGCTAGGATTCTCAATGAAACATCGGTGATTCTTTTTCAGCAGGAACAACAACTGGCCCACCGGGATCAGGCCCGGACGGAATGGATTGCCGGAGTTTCCCACGATATCCGCACCCCGCTGTCGATGGTGATGGGCTACGCCAGCGAACTGGAAATTAACCCCCGCCTGCCTGCCGCCGAACAAAACCAGGCCCGGATCATCCGAGAGCAGAGTCAACGGATTAAGTCCCTGATCGATGATTTAAACCTGGCTTCCAAACTGGAGTATCATGCCCAACCGATGGAGCTTAGCCGGGTTTCGCCCGCCGCATTAATCCGAGGTGTAGCGGTCAATTTTATCAATGATGGCCTCACCGCGCCCTATTCCCTCTCCGTCGATGTAACCGAAGAAACCAACAGCCCGATTTTACTCTGCGACCAGGCCCTGCTTCACCGGGCGCTGACCAACCTGATTGACAACAGCATCCGGCACAATCCCCGGGGCTGTAATATTACGCTTTCGGTAACTAATCTAACGACCGGCCTGGTGATTAAGGTCAGTGACGATGGCAAAGGCTATCCCCCTGAACTTATAAAAAATTCAGGGGGACTGGATGAATCACTATTACTCGGAAACCACGGTTTGGGTCTGATCATTGTTCGTCGGATCATGAAAATTCATGGCGGGAAGGTTGTTTTTGAAAATCTTCCCGATGGGGGCTGTACGGCTTCACTTGTTTTTATCTCTTAGAATGCCTTTTATCTTTGTTATCATGTTGTCTTAACAACTATGATCGATCTGAATCAATACGTTTTGTCAAAATCATTTTGTGAGCATCCCTCGCCCAATCACCGGTGCCAGTCGTTTGGCCAGTAGTACGCTGAGCGCAATCTTGATTATCCCCCCTGGCAGGGTCATCACAAATCCTGACATCAT is a window encoding:
- a CDS encoding sensor histidine kinase KdpD yields the protein MKSLRKIITRSILLTAAIALLLVTINLSFLTSFMMKYSSNHPLKYAISDISDGLLNSDGTYELNSSATILMSKQFVWAMLIDREGQVIWNKNLPEDVPLQYTLADVASFSRWYLNDYPVSVWEHPDGLLVLGEPKNSTWKYNITSTENTIAHIPGFIVSFFFLNVLIALALALFLGLWLYRKLKPLYNGITALPKKEPLTLPTGGVTGEVARILNETSVILFQQEQQLAHRDQARTEWIAGVSHDIRTPLSMVMGYASELEINPRLPAAEQNQARIIREQSQRIKSLIDDLNLASKLEYHAQPMELSRVSPAALIRGVAVNFINDGLTAPYSLSVDVTEETNSPILLCDQALLHRALTNLIDNSIRHNPRGCNITLSVTNLTTGLVIKVSDDGKGYPPELIKNSGGLDESLLLGNHGLGLIIVRRIMKIHGGKVVFENLPDGGCTASLVFIS
- a CDS encoding response regulator transcription factor; translated protein: MKTIFEAKLLVVDDEPEIINLLKTILHQAGFAQIISAENCQQARALFALEKPDGVIFDVTLPDGDGFSLMQELRQQSNVPMLFLSARDEDENRLLGLGLGADDYITKPFLPRELVLRLSGILRRVYQPLLTPPNQDEVLVLGAVTVNFKSGIVKTGDGEKNLTAKEHALLKKLWENQGNIVTADSLCRSAWDDDLYGYENTLMVHIRRLREKIEADPSQPQYLLTIRGMGYKLAKETKP